A single window of Rhizobium sp. NLR16a DNA harbors:
- a CDS encoding substrate-binding domain-containing protein, whose protein sequence is MKTATLVSIALAMSVSVANAQTIGVSMSDLDKFRTALLNGVVTHGQMVSGLKLVTENAKGDNELQKKQVQKLIADKVDAIILAVSDGDLGPQMTKMAADAGIPLVYINNVPSNLLDLPENQVVVASNEKESGTLETKQVCALLKGKGRVVVLMGEPFHAAARARTQDISDVIATPECKGLEIVERQAAYWSRDYADQQMQEWLAAGVKFDAVIANNDEMALGAIRAMKKAGMPMKDVVVAGVDATDDALAAMVAGDLDVTILQSAVGQGAAAVDAAVKLVNKEKVSRENNVPFELVTSENLSKYLPKSQ, encoded by the coding sequence ATGAAAACGGCCACGCTTGTATCCATCGCCTTGGCGATGTCGGTCTCTGTTGCCAATGCTCAGACGATCGGCGTTTCGATGTCCGATCTCGACAAATTCAGGACAGCGCTTCTCAATGGCGTCGTCACGCACGGGCAGATGGTCTCCGGCCTCAAGCTGGTTACCGAGAACGCCAAGGGCGACAACGAGCTGCAGAAGAAGCAGGTCCAGAAGCTCATCGCCGACAAGGTCGACGCCATCATCCTGGCGGTTTCGGATGGCGATCTCGGGCCGCAGATGACCAAGATGGCGGCGGATGCGGGCATTCCGCTTGTTTACATCAACAACGTTCCTTCCAACCTGCTCGATCTTCCTGAAAATCAGGTCGTGGTCGCCTCCAACGAAAAGGAATCGGGGACGCTGGAGACGAAGCAGGTTTGCGCGCTGCTCAAGGGTAAGGGCCGCGTCGTCGTATTGATGGGCGAGCCTTTCCACGCGGCCGCCCGCGCCCGCACCCAGGATATATCGGATGTCATCGCCACGCCGGAATGCAAGGGCCTGGAGATCGTCGAGCGGCAGGCCGCCTACTGGTCGCGCGATTATGCCGACCAGCAGATGCAGGAGTGGCTTGCGGCCGGCGTCAAGTTCGACGCCGTTATCGCCAACAATGACGAGATGGCGCTCGGCGCGATCCGCGCCATGAAGAAGGCCGGCATGCCGATGAAAGATGTCGTCGTCGCCGGCGTCGACGCGACCGACGATGCGCTTGCCGCAATGGTGGCCGGCGATCTCGACGTCACCATTCTCCAGAGCGCCGTCGGGCAGGGCGCGGCCGCAGTCGACGCTGCCGTGAAGCTCGTCAACAAGGAGAAGGTGTCGCGCGAAAACAACGTTCCCTTTGAACTCGTGACGTCTGAGAACCTTTCCAAATACCTGCCGAAGAGCCAGTGA
- a CDS encoding sugar ABC transporter permease, translating to MSESAVAEIALQPGHPRHFLKLETQTAMLFLLPSFLGFMIFMALPIAASLALSFTNWQLISTPSFVGLQNYIKLFTVDPALYTILRNTLFFAVEYLAVNIIVSLTLAVWISSLKRGKAIFRVIFFLPTFTPTIAASVVWLLIFTPDGLADSVIRSLGLGLPNFLLSSSWAMQAVVLVTLWANVGYNVVMFNAALDLVPKHYLEAAMIDGAGPWRRFWRIRLPLISPTVFFATVMTAITSLQVFDEIFAMTRGGPGSATATLGFAIYQKGFTNFQMGYASALAWVMFVMIMALTILQFHMQRKWVHYDD from the coding sequence ATGTCGGAAAGCGCCGTTGCCGAAATTGCCCTGCAGCCCGGTCATCCCAGGCACTTCTTGAAACTCGAGACGCAGACGGCCATGCTGTTCCTGCTGCCGAGTTTCCTCGGCTTCATGATCTTCATGGCCCTGCCGATCGCCGCGTCGCTGGCGCTCTCCTTCACCAACTGGCAGCTGATCTCGACGCCATCCTTCGTCGGCTTGCAGAATTACATCAAGCTCTTCACCGTCGATCCAGCCCTCTACACCATATTGCGCAATACGCTGTTCTTCGCCGTCGAGTATCTGGCTGTGAATATCATCGTTTCGCTGACGCTCGCGGTCTGGATATCGAGCCTGAAGCGCGGCAAGGCGATCTTTCGGGTGATCTTCTTTCTGCCGACCTTTACTCCGACGATCGCAGCCTCTGTGGTGTGGCTGCTGATCTTCACGCCGGACGGGCTCGCCGACAGCGTCATCCGTTCGCTCGGCCTCGGCCTGCCGAACTTCCTGCTGAGTTCGAGCTGGGCCATGCAGGCGGTCGTGCTCGTCACGCTATGGGCCAATGTCGGCTACAACGTCGTGATGTTCAACGCCGCGCTCGACCTGGTGCCGAAGCATTATCTCGAAGCGGCGATGATCGACGGCGCCGGTCCCTGGCGGCGCTTCTGGCGCATCCGCCTGCCGCTGATCTCGCCGACGGTCTTCTTCGCCACGGTCATGACGGCCATCACCTCGCTGCAGGTCTTTGACGAGATCTTTGCGATGACGCGTGGCGGCCCGGGCTCGGCGACGGCCACCCTCGGCTTCGCCATCTACCAGAAGGGCTTCACCAATTTCCAGATGGGTTACGCCTCGGCGCTCGCCTGGGTGATGTTCGTCATGATCATGGCGCTCACCATCCTGCAGTTCCACATGCAGCGCAAATGGGTGCATTATGACGACTGA
- a CDS encoding carbohydrate ABC transporter permease, with protein MTTDPASRYPHSQSRNRHRILRRIGSFVSYAGLSLIALLFLFPFFWMVSNAVRSNTEVLAVPVRILPEEYQWGNFIEALVSLPFGTFLLNSFVVACGVTVIVIVVSCLSAYAFARLRFPGREGLLLTYLSTLMIPQVMLVIPLFLLVSKLGWINTYHGMILPVAFSSFGTFLLRQFILGIPKDLDEAAMMDGASRLRILVRVIVPLAMPAIGLLSLFTFIAQWKSFLWPLIATSGLEKATLPLGLTLFQTQQGTAWNYIMAGATISMVPGVILAIVLQRVIYKGISVGSGFGGR; from the coding sequence ATGACGACTGACCCGGCCTCGCGGTATCCGCATTCCCAGTCCCGGAACCGGCATCGCATCCTGCGGCGGATCGGCAGCTTCGTCAGCTACGCAGGACTGTCGCTGATCGCGCTGCTCTTTCTCTTTCCCTTCTTCTGGATGGTGTCGAATGCAGTGCGTTCCAACACCGAAGTGCTGGCCGTGCCGGTCCGTATCCTGCCCGAGGAATATCAGTGGGGTAATTTCATCGAGGCGCTGGTGTCGTTGCCCTTCGGCACCTTCCTGCTGAACTCCTTCGTCGTTGCCTGCGGCGTGACCGTGATCGTCATCGTGGTCTCCTGCCTGTCGGCCTACGCTTTCGCCCGCCTGAGGTTCCCCGGCCGTGAAGGGCTGCTGCTCACCTATCTCAGCACGCTGATGATCCCGCAGGTGATGCTGGTCATCCCGCTCTTCCTTCTGGTCAGCAAGCTCGGCTGGATCAACACCTATCACGGCATGATCCTGCCGGTCGCATTCTCCTCTTTCGGCACCTTCTTGCTGCGGCAGTTCATTCTCGGCATTCCCAAGGACCTCGATGAGGCGGCGATGATGGACGGGGCTTCGCGCCTGCGCATCCTGGTCAGGGTCATCGTTCCGCTCGCCATGCCGGCGATCGGCCTGCTGTCGCTCTTTACCTTCATCGCGCAGTGGAAGAGTTTCCTCTGGCCGCTGATCGCCACCAGTGGGCTCGAAAAGGCCACGTTGCCGCTCGGGCTCACCTTGTTCCAGACGCAGCAGGGCACCGCCTGGAACTACATTATGGCGGGCGCCACCATCTCCATGGTGCCTGGGGTAATCCTCGCCATCGTGCTGCAGAGAGTAATCTACAAGGGCATCAGCGTCGGCTCCGGATTCGGCGGAAGATAA